In a genomic window of Acropora muricata isolate sample 2 chromosome 2, ASM3666990v1, whole genome shotgun sequence:
- the LOC136897130 gene encoding uncharacterized protein has protein sequence MAERTHKLFVLSRLGLALNRPKFPSFCLKPLQVKCFEHMLNCHDVIAVLPTGFGKSLLFQLLPDFLPVKGEKNIVLVVCPLNSIIEDQLKVLKDRGVSADVLQLVSDDSAGFESLFCSEKDDPAADRENCTVAEELKLKSPSEKLLKGDIQIIFSHPEALLSKEGRELMKTQVFKRNVVACVVDEAHCVEIWGEEFRREFKDLSAVKAFFPNIPVMALTATAPPHLLKSLKESLGLKANCKIVNANPNRMNIYLDKKIRMSTHHGFASYDQVLLPIAHDLAVQCEKYPMTIIYLKLKYCGYAYNLFERVLGDRQFAGETRDPVGRLFAQFHAPQTTRMKKAIIAEIRKTDSRIRVLFATSALGIGVDAPSVEHIIHITPPSNIESYFQEVGRAGRTGVPSRATLYFNNSDIAANKEHITEPMKAYCKLQESCLRNLILKYLGSYCVTQERCCCICDGTYSNVAGNLQRPVKPRVRALPSEKTLLQACILSVLEKLDESIKAEEIRLFDCRSQDNKDLAEKIIEGIEFIETAADLLGTFGIWDEMCSSQLFSLISIHAPLIEN, from the exons ATGGCGGAAAGAACCCACAAACTGTTCGTGCTCAGTCGGCTTGGTTTGGCTCTGAATCGCCCTaaatttccttctttttgtttaaAGCCTCTTCAAGTGAAGTGCTTTGAACATATGTTAAATTGTCATGATGTAATAGCCGTTCTTCCCACTGGTTTCGGTAAATCACTGCTGTTCCAGCTCCTTCCTGACTTCTTGCCAGTCAAAGGTGAGAAAAACATCGTTCTCGTCGTATGTCCCTTAAATTCCATAATAGAAGATCAGTTGAAGGTTTTGAAAGATAGAGGAGTTTCTGCCGATGTACTGCAGCTTGTCAGTGACGACTCTGCAGGTTTTGAAAGTCTATTCTGTTCAGAAAAGGACGATCCTGCAGCTGATAGGGAAAACTGTACCGTTGCCGAAGAGTTAAAGTTAAAGAGTCCCAGTGAGAAATTATTGAAAGGAGACATTCAGATTATCTTCTCACATCCAGAAGCACTATTGAGTAAGGAAGGACGGGAGCTGATGAAAACCCaagttttcaaaagaaatgttgTTGCTTGCGTGGTTGACGAAGCACATTGTGTCGAAATATG GGGTGAAGAATTTAGAAGAGAATTTAAGGACCTTTCAGCGGTCAAGGCATTTTTCCCCAATATACCAGTCATGGCCCTCACAGCAACAGCACCACCACATCTATTAAAAAGTCTAAAAGAAAGCCTGGGGTTAAAGGCTAACTGTAAAATTGTCAATGCAAACCCAAACCGGATGAACATCTATTTGGATAAGAAGATACGAATGAGCACTCATCATGGATTTGCAAGTTATGATCAGGTTCTCCTTCCCATTGCTCATGATTTGGCTGTTCAGTGTGAAAAGTACCCCATGACTATAATATatttgaaattgaaatattgtgGCTATGCATACAATTTGTTTGAAAGAGTCCTGGGAGATAGGCAATTTGCCGGAGAAACAAGAGATCCAGTTGGTAGGCTGTTTGCTCAGTTCCATGCACCACAGACTACCCGAATGAAGAAGGCCATTATCGCAGAGATAAGAAAGACAGACTCCCGTATAAGAGTGTTATTTGCCACTTCAGCTCTTGGAATAGGAGTTGATGCACCCTCAGTGGAACACATCATCCACATCACACCCCCAAGTAACATCGAATCATATTTTCAAGAGGTTGGTCGAGCTGGGAGAACCGGAGTCCCTTCTCGAGCAACACTGTATTTTAATAATTCAGACATAGCAGCTAACAAGGAACATATAACCGAGCCAATGAAAGCCTATTGTAAATTACAAGAGAGCTGTCTGAGAAATCTAATCCTCAAGTACCTTGGAAGTTATTGTGTGACACAGGAGAGATGTTGCTGCATTTGTGATGGAACATACAGTAATGTGGCTGGGAATTTACAGAGGCCAGTTAAACCAAGGGTGAGAGCTCTGCCAAGTGAGAAAACTTTGCTGCAAGCATGCATTTTAAGTGTGCTCGAAAAATTAGATGAGAGCATTAAAGCAGAGGAAATAAGGCTATTTGACTGTAGATCTCAAGACAACAAGGATCTTGCTGAGAAGATAATAGAAGGAATTGAGTTTATTGAGACTGCAGCTGATCTTCTTGGTACCTTTGGCATTTGGGATGAAATGTGCTCTTCACagcttttttctttaatttctataCATGCTCCACTGATTGAAAACTGA